The Marinitoga sp. 38H-ov DNA segment GCGGTTCTTGCTGCTGTTGTAATATCAGGATTTCTAAGTAATACTGTTACAGTATCATCGGAAACAATATTTGTAGGTATTTCATTTTCAACTATAGCCCCTTTAGGAATAAATCCCACAACTTTATTTCTTTTTTGGAGACTAGCGGTAGAACTTACTTCAACGCCACCAGTTAATACACTACCTTGTGCTACAGCGTAAACTTGTCCATCAGCCCCATATAAAGGTGTTTGTATTAAGAACCCACCTTCTAAACTTTTAGAATCTCCAGCAGCTGTAATTGTAACATCTAATCTCATCCCTTCTTTATAATACGCAGGAATATCAGCAAATACAAATACTAAAGCAGAATTTTTTGTAGTAAATGAATTTTGTATGTTAATATTTAAATTTTTCATCATATTAGTTAACAATTCTGAAGTTACATTTCCAGAATCTCCTGTACCATTTAGACCAGTAACTACTCCAATACCAAATAATTGATTATCTCTTGCACCTCTAAAAAATGCAATATCTTTTAAACGTACTGCAGAAAATAATGATAATGAAAATACTAAGAATAATATGATAAATAACTTTTTCAACTTAATCACTCCTTAGAAGAATAAATTAGAAATTCCAGATAATAACCAAGCTAACCATGTTTTATTGTTAGGATCTTTTTGTAAATCTGTATCGCCTTGATACCAAATTTTAGCTTCTGCCAAATTCTTTGAATCTATTATTCCATCTTTTATATATGATACATCTGCATAACCTTCTATTATCATTATTTTTTTCTGCGAATCTACCTTAAATTCCTTTTCTCCATGTATTTTTACTATGCCATTATCTAAAACATCAATAACCTTTGCTGAAACATATAAGTTAACTTTAGCATCGCTTTTTGCTGATACTGTTTTATTAGACACCTTAACATCTTCAGGTTTATTTGCGCCTAAAGGTAAGAATTTCATTAAATCTATATTTCCTATAGTATTAAATATAGAACCAACAGTTCCCATAACTCCAGAAAATGGATCTGGATTATTATCAGA contains these protein-coding regions:
- a CDS encoding flagellar basal body P-ring protein FlgI — protein: MKKLFIILFLVFSLSLFSAVRLKDIAFFRGARDNQLFGIGVVTGLNGTGDSGNVTSELLTNMMKNLNINIQNSFTTKNSALVFVFADIPAYYKEGMRLDVTITAAGDSKSLEGGFLIQTPLYGADGQVYAVAQGSVLTGGVEVSSTASLQKRNKVVGFIPKGAIVENEIPTNIVSDDTVTVLLRNPDITTAARTALSINAQFGQKLAKAQDPSSIKVKIPDIFLDDLISFLALIEEVEIDPDSKAKIVVNEKTGTIVFGGKVKIADFTINYGNFVISVDNGKVGDSEATIYNLVNALKAAGATPQDVIAIIQNLSSAGYLYAEVVVM
- a CDS encoding flagellar basal body L-ring protein FlgH, with the translated sequence MKRISIFVIVLLTLTIAFSDSLWKKAKTNNLLSNPEKNYNVGDIITVAVSENPSLSLSDNNPDPFSGVMGTVGSIFNTIGNIDLMKFLPLGANKPEDVKVSNKTVSAKSDAKVNLYVSAKVIDVLDNGIVKIHGEKEFKVDSQKKIMIIEGYADVSYIKDGIIDSKNLAEAKIWYQGDTDLQKDPNNKTWLAWLLSGISNLFF